Proteins from one methanogenic archaeon mixed culture ISO4-G1 genomic window:
- a CDS encoding geranylgeranyl pyrophosphate synthase — protein sequence MAEETRSWQDIISSELSTVEEIMHEATRESDPEVQEVMDYALDTHGKMIRPSMLILACKACGKESTRTVLQYAAAAELVHMATLIQDDINDESDSRRGKTAAHKKYGVRKALSISDMMLVKAISLFDYNTDVMKSITAMGSSLADSEFLQYNHKFDLDIMEQEYYQVIDGKTAAFLSQCAKIGAISAEQPEETVEELARFGQLYGMAFQIADDLIDLIGSEKVSGKTAMRDLSEGIITLPTILSIRDVKVGNKIRGMIKKGASLDDVRELIMQTEAIDDCKLIIQDYVEEAIDALSILPDSEYKQSLIDLTRLNLTRLS from the coding sequence ATGGCGGAGGAAACTCGCAGTTGGCAGGATATCATCTCCTCGGAGCTCAGCACCGTAGAGGAGATAATGCACGAGGCCACGCGCGAGTCCGATCCCGAGGTCCAGGAGGTTATGGATTATGCACTGGACACCCACGGGAAGATGATCCGTCCCTCGATGCTCATCCTCGCGTGCAAGGCATGCGGCAAGGAGAGCACAAGGACCGTCCTCCAGTATGCTGCCGCGGCAGAGCTCGTCCACATGGCCACCCTCATCCAGGATGACATCAACGACGAGAGCGACAGCCGCCGCGGGAAGACCGCCGCCCACAAGAAGTACGGCGTCCGCAAGGCCCTCTCCATCTCCGACATGATGCTGGTCAAGGCGATCTCGCTCTTCGACTACAATACCGATGTCATGAAGAGCATCACCGCGATGGGTTCTTCGCTGGCAGACAGCGAGTTCCTCCAGTACAACCACAAGTTCGACCTGGACATCATGGAGCAGGAGTACTACCAGGTCATCGACGGAAAGACAGCGGCTTTTCTGTCCCAGTGTGCCAAGATCGGTGCGATCTCCGCGGAACAGCCCGAGGAGACTGTCGAGGAGCTGGCACGTTTCGGTCAGCTCTACGGAATGGCATTCCAGATTGCGGATGACCTGATCGATCTGATAGGTTCCGAGAAGGTCTCCGGAAAGACGGCCATGAGGGACCTCAGCGAGGGCATCATAACGCTCCCGACCATCCTGTCCATACGCGACGTCAAGGTCGGCAACAAGATCCGCGGAATGATCAAGAAAGGGGCCTCTCTGGACGATGTCCGCGAACTCATCATGCAGACCGAGGCCATCGACGACTGCAAACTGATTATCCAGGATTATGTGGAGGAGGCGATCGATGCCCTCTCCATCCTGCCGGACAGCGAATACAAGCAGTCCCTCATCGACCTCACAAGGCTCAACCTGACAAGGCTGAGCTGA
- a CDS encoding DNA gyrase subunit B GyrB — protein sequence MTMDGNIQKAEEEYNADSIVALKGLEAVRKRPGMYIGSTDTRGLHHCVYEVVDNGIDEVMAGFATKVDVTINEDGSITVVDDGRGIPTEINQEEGKSGLEMCLTDLHAGGKFNQNSYKVSGGLHGVGVSVVNALSKRLIATVDRMGKRWRQSYKIGIPDGPVEEIGTSDRHGTTIQFWPDDEMFETVEFDYSTLQNRFRNQAFLNSEATITFEDKRTGKSETFHYEGGVSEFVQYLNRSKTPLHPNPIRISGERNGISIDIAMQWTDGYNEEIDSFVNTIYTPEGGTHLTGFRTALTKTVNDYGKANNLLKDITLEGTDIREGLTAIVSIKMSEPQFEGQTKAKLGSSVAQGAVATLMNEKLAEFMLENPAVAQQIVRKAIMAYEGREAARKARDATRRKSVLETTSLPGKLADCSEKDPSVCELYIVEGDSAGGSAKQGRDRAFQAIMPIRGKILNVEKTRPDKLLDHEEIKNLAIAIGGGIGKEFDISKIRYHSIVIMTDADVDGAHICTLLLTLFYRQMRPLIDNGNVYIAMPPLYRVYKGKKQVYCYTEEEMAKAVAEMGQGCNVSRYKGLGEMNPQQLWETTMDPENRVMKKVYVEDAILADQMFSVLMGDDVEPRREFIIEHAHEVINLDV from the coding sequence ATGACCATGGATGGGAACATACAGAAGGCCGAAGAGGAATACAACGCGGATTCCATCGTCGCGTTGAAGGGCCTCGAGGCCGTCAGGAAGAGACCCGGAATGTACATCGGGTCCACTGACACGCGCGGACTGCACCACTGCGTCTACGAGGTCGTCGACAACGGTATCGATGAAGTCATGGCGGGATTCGCCACGAAGGTCGATGTCACGATCAACGAGGACGGGTCCATCACCGTGGTTGACGACGGAAGGGGAATCCCCACCGAGATCAACCAGGAGGAGGGGAAATCGGGATTGGAGATGTGTCTTACCGACCTCCACGCCGGAGGAAAGTTCAACCAGAACTCCTACAAGGTCTCCGGAGGACTCCACGGAGTGGGAGTATCGGTCGTCAACGCGCTGTCCAAGAGGCTCATCGCCACAGTGGACCGTATGGGCAAGAGGTGGAGGCAGTCCTACAAGATAGGAATCCCCGACGGACCCGTGGAGGAGATCGGCACATCCGACAGGCACGGGACCACGATCCAGTTCTGGCCCGACGACGAGATGTTCGAGACCGTCGAGTTCGATTATTCCACGCTGCAAAACAGGTTCCGCAACCAGGCGTTCCTGAACAGCGAGGCCACCATAACGTTCGAGGACAAGCGCACCGGCAAGAGCGAGACCTTCCACTACGAGGGAGGGGTCTCCGAGTTCGTGCAGTACCTCAACAGGTCCAAGACCCCCCTGCACCCCAATCCCATCCGCATATCGGGCGAGAGGAACGGCATCAGCATCGACATCGCGATGCAGTGGACCGATGGATACAACGAGGAGATCGACTCCTTCGTCAACACAATCTACACCCCCGAGGGAGGAACGCACCTCACCGGGTTCAGGACCGCTCTGACCAAGACGGTCAACGACTACGGAAAGGCGAACAACCTCCTGAAGGACATAACTCTTGAGGGAACGGACATCCGTGAGGGTCTGACGGCGATCGTCAGCATCAAGATGTCCGAGCCCCAGTTCGAGGGACAGACCAAGGCCAAGCTGGGAAGCAGCGTGGCCCAGGGTGCTGTCGCCACCCTGATGAACGAGAAACTGGCCGAATTCATGCTGGAGAACCCAGCCGTGGCCCAGCAGATCGTCAGGAAGGCCATCATGGCCTACGAGGGAAGGGAGGCCGCAAGGAAGGCCAGGGACGCGACCCGCAGGAAGAGCGTCCTGGAGACCACGAGCCTTCCCGGGAAGCTCGCGGACTGCTCCGAGAAGGACCCGTCCGTCTGCGAGCTGTACATCGTCGAGGGAGACTCCGCAGGAGGATCCGCCAAGCAGGGAAGGGACCGTGCGTTCCAGGCCATCATGCCCATCAGGGGAAAGATCCTGAACGTCGAGAAGACCCGTCCCGACAAGCTCCTCGACCACGAGGAGATCAAGAATCTCGCCATCGCCATCGGCGGAGGCATAGGGAAGGAGTTCGACATCTCCAAGATCAGGTACCACAGCATCGTCATCATGACCGATGCGGATGTGGACGGAGCCCACATATGCACACTGCTCCTGACGCTCTTTTACAGGCAGATGAGGCCGCTCATAGACAACGGCAACGTGTACATCGCCATGCCGCCCCTCTACAGGGTCTACAAGGGCAAGAAGCAGGTTTACTGCTACACCGAGGAGGAGATGGCCAAGGCTGTCGCCGAGATGGGGCAGGGATGCAACGTATCGAGATACAAGGGTCTGGGAGAGATGAACCCCCAGCAGCTTTGGGAGACCACGATGGACCCCGAGAACAGGGTCATGAAGAAGGTCTACGTCGAGGACGCGATCCTCGCGGACCAGATGTTCTCGGTCCTGATGGGCGACGATGTGGAGCCCAGGAGGGAGTTCATCATCGAGCATGCTCACGAAGTGATCAACCTGGATGTGTGA
- a CDS encoding DNA gyrase subunit A GyrA — protein sequence MCDTMDEEHHKRIINQTVEQEMQRSYIDYSMSVIVGRALPDVRDGLKPVHRRILYAMDQLNLTYNRPHKKSATVVGEVLGKYHPHGESAVYEAMVRLAQPFSLRYTLVDGQGNFGSVDGDSAAAMRYTEARMTKMASDLMVDLDKDTVDMVDNYDGSLKEPSVLPSKFPNLLVNGSDGIAVGMATKMPPHNLTEVCDAISYTIDNPEATVADLMQFVKGPDFPTGGTIYGLSGIRSAYETGKGRLRVRSKVHFEEMSNGKTRIIVDEIPYQVNKAMLIIQIADRVKDKEIEGITDLRDESDRHGMRIVIELHKDAIPNVVLENLWRKTNMEITYGVINIALVDNKPSILSLKELIVQYIKHRKNVVTRRTQYELDQAAKRFHILEGLMKAINMLDETIALIRESADGEAANLGLQNLLGIDQEQAKAILDMRLQKLTGLELDSIKQEYEQLKVLMDDLKDILAHEQRVLNIIKDELHEMSQTYGDERRTEIDPNEIDADEEDLIPNEKVVVTVSNDNYIKRIPLNAYRQQSRGGVGLTAMQTKEEDHVASMFVMMSHDYILFITNKGRMQWLKGYRIPEGSRQSKGKPLVNLIPDLEEDEKIINSITTHDFPEDRYLVFCTKKGLFKKTVMSAYGNVRSKGIKAIKLDEGDELIAMGITDGQDQIIIASANGQAVRFDETDARPLGRDTMGVKGMTLDGDDNVVSMAVVKPGDRLLTVSEFGYGKISDVDDYRKTKRGGKGVITIKTDERNGKVVSVRKVCNGDELMLQSKSGKIIRMQTDSIRETGRNAKGVRVMDLRDGDTITAVEPVMAQDDSAEETLEQ from the coding sequence ATGTGTGATACCATGGACGAGGAACACCACAAGAGGATCATCAACCAGACCGTCGAGCAGGAGATGCAGCGCTCCTACATCGACTATTCCATGAGCGTCATAGTCGGACGTGCCCTGCCGGACGTCCGCGACGGACTGAAACCGGTGCACAGGAGGATCCTGTACGCCATGGATCAGCTCAACCTCACGTACAACAGGCCCCACAAGAAGTCCGCGACCGTGGTCGGAGAGGTCCTGGGTAAGTACCACCCCCACGGAGAGTCCGCAGTGTACGAGGCGATGGTGAGGCTGGCACAGCCATTCTCGCTGAGGTACACGCTGGTGGACGGACAGGGTAACTTCGGTTCGGTGGACGGGGATTCCGCTGCGGCGATGCGTTACACCGAGGCCAGGATGACCAAGATGGCCAGCGACCTGATGGTGGACCTGGACAAGGACACCGTGGACATGGTGGACAACTACGACGGTTCCCTCAAGGAGCCCTCGGTGCTGCCTTCCAAGTTCCCCAACCTCCTGGTCAACGGTTCGGACGGTATCGCCGTCGGAATGGCCACCAAGATGCCCCCGCACAACCTCACCGAGGTCTGCGATGCGATATCATACACGATAGACAACCCCGAGGCCACCGTGGCCGACCTTATGCAGTTCGTCAAGGGGCCAGACTTCCCCACAGGGGGAACGATCTACGGCCTTTCCGGTATCAGGTCCGCATACGAGACCGGTAAGGGAAGGCTCAGGGTCAGGTCCAAGGTCCACTTCGAGGAGATGAGCAACGGCAAGACCAGGATCATCGTCGACGAGATTCCCTACCAGGTCAACAAGGCCATGCTGATCATCCAGATCGCCGACCGCGTGAAGGACAAGGAGATCGAGGGCATCACCGACCTGAGGGATGAGTCGGACAGGCACGGTATGCGCATAGTCATCGAGCTCCACAAGGACGCCATACCCAACGTGGTCCTGGAGAACCTCTGGAGGAAGACCAACATGGAGATCACCTACGGTGTCATCAACATCGCCCTGGTGGACAACAAGCCCTCCATCCTGAGCCTCAAGGAGCTCATAGTCCAGTACATCAAGCACAGGAAGAACGTCGTGACCCGCAGGACCCAGTACGAACTGGACCAGGCGGCGAAGAGGTTCCACATCCTGGAGGGTCTGATGAAGGCCATCAACATGCTGGACGAGACCATCGCCCTGATCCGCGAATCCGCGGACGGGGAGGCGGCTAACCTCGGGCTCCAGAACCTCCTGGGCATCGACCAGGAGCAGGCGAAGGCCATCCTGGACATGAGGCTCCAGAAGCTGACCGGCCTGGAGTTGGATTCCATCAAGCAGGAGTACGAGCAGCTGAAGGTCCTGATGGACGACCTGAAGGACATCCTGGCACATGAGCAGAGGGTCCTGAACATCATCAAGGACGAGCTCCACGAGATGTCCCAGACGTACGGCGACGAGCGCCGCACGGAGATCGATCCCAACGAGATCGACGCGGACGAGGAGGACCTCATCCCCAACGAGAAGGTTGTGGTGACGGTCTCCAACGACAACTACATCAAGAGGATCCCGCTGAACGCCTACAGGCAGCAGTCCCGCGGAGGCGTCGGTCTCACCGCGATGCAGACCAAGGAGGAGGACCACGTGGCATCAATGTTCGTCATGATGTCCCACGATTACATCCTGTTCATAACCAACAAGGGCCGCATGCAGTGGCTGAAGGGATACAGGATCCCGGAGGGCAGCAGGCAGTCCAAGGGCAAGCCGCTGGTCAACCTGATCCCGGACCTGGAGGAGGACGAGAAGATCATCAACTCCATCACCACCCACGACTTCCCGGAGGACAGGTACCTGGTGTTCTGCACCAAGAAGGGACTGTTCAAGAAGACCGTGATGTCCGCCTACGGAAACGTCAGGTCCAAGGGAATCAAGGCCATTAAGCTGGACGAGGGCGACGAGCTCATCGCCATGGGAATCACCGACGGACAGGACCAGATCATCATCGCATCCGCCAACGGACAGGCCGTCAGGTTCGACGAGACGGACGCCCGTCCGCTGGGAAGGGACACCATGGGAGTCAAGGGAATGACCCTGGACGGCGACGACAACGTCGTGTCCATGGCAGTGGTCAAGCCGGGCGACAGGCTGCTGACCGTCTCCGAGTTCGGATACGGTAAGATCTCCGACGTGGACGACTACCGCAAGACCAAGCGCGGAGGGAAGGGTGTCATCACCATCAAGACCGACGAGCGCAACGGAAAGGTCGTCAGCGTCAGGAAGGTGTGCAACGGCGACGAGCTGATGCTCCAGTCCAAGAGCGGAAAGATTATCCGCATGCAGACCGACTCGATCCGCGAGACCGGGCGCAACGCCAAGGGCGTCAGGGTCATGGACCTCCGTGACGGCGACACCATCACCGCCGTTGAGCCCGTGATGGCCCAGGACGACTCCGCCGAGGAGACGCTGGAACAGTGA